DNA sequence from the Butyricimonas faecalis genome:
GACGGAAATTACGTGTACATCGGTGGTTTCGGGCAAGAGTTGCAGTACCGCGGAGAGATCGGCCATGGGGGAGATTTTGATGATCAGGCGTTGACCTTGTCGTAAAAGTGTTTCCTTGATCTCCAGTACGTTCGGGGCGTAATCGGTCAGGGCAAACACTCGCTTGTTGTCCGTTGTCCGACGAGCGGGATCAATGTAGTACGTGTCGGCAAACACGTTGTTGGCCACGGTAGTTGCATCCGCGTGAACGACCTCGATGTTGGTAGCTCCTAATGCCCGGAAATTGGAACGGGCTGACTCGCAGTACAATTCATCACGCTCCACGTATGTCACTTTACCGACTTGCCGGGAAAAGAAGTACGTGTCGACACCCAAGCCACCCGTGAGATCACAAAGAGAGTCCCCCGTGGCAAGTCGTGACTTGTAGAGAGCTGTTGTTTCGGAAGAACATTGTTCGGTCGATAACTTGGACGGGTAGAAAATATCCCGGCAGGCGTACCATGAGGGAAGTTTGTCTTTGATATTCTCCCGTGCTTGAATTTGTTCCACGGCTATCACGACACGATTGTCCGGGTAATCGTTTTTCTTCCATAGTAGTTGATCCGGATTGTCGTCCAAATGTTCCCGGATAAATCGGGATATGTTGGGATTTAATGGCATATTCGATCGTGTTAAAGCCGGTTACCTAAGAAAGTTAAAAGACTATATCTCCATTTTCTACTTTTTGCGAGGGCTGTAGTAAGACACATCCTTGCGTTGAATTCGTGCCGAGAATACGAACCTCACTTTTTACAGAACCAATATGAATGGCGGGAAGGTTAACACAGCAAATAACTTGTTTTCCTACAAGATTTTCTTCATTATATAAGTCTGTAATTTGGGCGGATGTTGATTTAATTCCAATCTCGTTACCGAAATCAATGTCTACTTTATAGGCTGGTTTGCGGGCTCGTTTGTTAATCTCTACATGAACTACGGTTCCTGCACGCATTTCGATTTTGTTAAAATCCTCAACGGTAATTTTCATGATGTTTATTTATTTGGTATTTAGATGATCTCTACCCATTCGAATATACATAAGTGTTTTGCAACTACAATAATTAAAGAGGATGCGAAATTATAAAAAAGAAATCATTTGCTGAAGCATTTTTATTGTTATATAAATTGAACAATTGTCGTGTAATGATACAATATTAGCTATTATGTTTTTGGAATAGATGGAATATTGTTGATACATATTTGGAATTTTGACAAAAATGTATTAACTTGTGTCCGCATATTTTCCCGGTCGACAAATAAGTGTTTTGATTGTGGTAAAATTTGAAAATCAAAAAAGATAAAATAATGATGCGAGAGGACGAATTGGAAGGTATTGATACAGAAGGATTTCGAAAAGAGGTAGAAGTTTTGTTCGAGGATAAGGAGAGAAGAGAGTTTTTCATGCAGATGTTGGCAACGAGTATCAAGGAGACAAGCGAGTTGCTGAATATGGTGACTCTAATGCTGGAATCTCCGGAAATATTGCAGAATCCTGAGTCCAAAATGAAAATATGTGAATTCCTGAAGAGACACAAGGACATTATTGCCGGTTTGTCAAAGAGGATGGAACCGTTTCTATAGCTTGATTTCAAGATTGGTTTGTAACTATTGTTGCTTTTTTCTTTTTGTTTATC
Encoded proteins:
- a CDS encoding tRNA-binding protein; translated protein: MKITVEDFNKIEMRAGTVVHVEINKRARKPAYKVDIDFGNEIGIKSTSAQITDLYNEENLVGKQVICCVNLPAIHIGSVKSEVRILGTNSTQGCVLLQPSQKVENGDIVF
- a CDS encoding THUMP-like domain-containing protein, whose translation is MPLNPNISRFIREHLDDNPDQLLWKKNDYPDNRVVIAVEQIQARENIKDKLPSWYACRDIFYPSKLSTEQCSSETTALYKSRLATGDSLCDLTGGLGVDTYFFSRQVGKVTYVERDELYCESARSNFRALGATNIEVVHADATTVANNVFADTYYIDPARRTTDNKRVFALTDYAPNVLEIKETLLRQGQRLIIKISPMADLSAVLQLLPETTDVHVISVRNECKELLFVLGKTPANQTVNIHTVNFATDSEQRFSFPLEEEKDAQPHYTSHVGTYLYEPNSSILKSGAFKLVAARYGVEKLHPHSHLYTSDHLVEDFPGRSFHVKEILDFSSKLLKQISHTIPKANITTRNFKLSVNELRSRSKIKDGGTVYLFATTLNDGRAVLVRAEK